The Deinococcus wulumuqiensis R12 genome has a window encoding:
- a CDS encoding cytochrome c4, which yields MSRLSSRLLWLAAPVVLGTSVLAATSQKAAPKNPLALSFKTPSAVRGASLAGSCAGCHGKTGVSTKADIPSLAGQIPNYTQFQLAAFRAKLRPSNVMHQVAAKLSDQDIADLSAYYAAQAVGPAWKAEPAARARGQKLFVAGDPARNVIACAVCHGANGRGLNANHIASVTNLPPQYALAVLKEFHEAPSFGGIVPPETMRIALKPLTDRDLRDVATYISSMK from the coding sequence ATGTCCCGTTTGTCGTCCCGATTGCTCTGGCTGGCCGCGCCCGTTGTTCTGGGAACGTCCGTGCTGGCCGCTACGTCCCAGAAGGCGGCTCCCAAAAACCCGCTCGCCCTGAGCTTCAAGACGCCGAGTGCCGTGCGTGGGGCTTCTCTTGCGGGCAGCTGCGCAGGCTGTCACGGCAAGACCGGGGTCAGCACGAAGGCCGACATTCCCAGTCTGGCGGGGCAGATTCCCAACTACACCCAGTTTCAGCTCGCGGCGTTTCGCGCCAAATTGCGCCCCAGCAACGTCATGCATCAGGTGGCCGCCAAGCTCTCGGACCAGGACATCGCGGACCTCAGCGCCTATTACGCGGCGCAGGCCGTCGGTCCCGCGTGGAAGGCCGAGCCTGCCGCCCGCGCACGCGGCCAGAAGCTCTTCGTCGCCGGGGACCCCGCCCGCAACGTCATCGCCTGCGCGGTGTGTCACGGCGCAAACGGGCGCGGCCTCAACGCCAACCACATCGCCAGCGTCACCAACCTGCCGCCGCAGTACGCGCTGGCTGTGCTCAAAGAATTTCACGAAGCGCCGAGCTTTGGCGGCATCGTGCCCCCCGAGACCATGCGGATCGCCCTCAAACCCCTGACCGACAGGGATCTCAGGGACGTGGCCACGTACATCAGCAGCATGAAATAA